One genomic region from Halococcus qingdaonensis encodes:
- a CDS encoding PHP domain-containing protein, with translation MRYDLQVHTDASPCSATPPKKVAAAAADAGLDGIVVTDHDTLANVGRVREHAPAGLDVVSGVEVTTTQGHLLGIDIEEAPNKTDPLTVIDEIHEQDGIAVLSHPFDTMRQFYDRDLPAIAAAVDGVEATNSRCVRPLFNRQARAFAAHHGLAITGGSDAHFPMEVGRAATEFEGSLREAIREGTTTPCGHGRYLSGHVATKVQQARRAIGGLR, from the coding sequence ATGCGCTACGATCTCCAGGTCCACACCGATGCGTCACCGTGTTCAGCCACACCACCGAAAAAGGTCGCCGCAGCTGCTGCAGATGCCGGGCTCGACGGCATCGTCGTGACCGATCACGACACGCTCGCGAACGTCGGCCGCGTCCGCGAGCACGCGCCAGCAGGGTTGGACGTCGTCTCGGGCGTCGAGGTGACGACCACGCAGGGCCACCTGCTCGGCATCGATATCGAGGAAGCCCCGAACAAGACGGACCCGCTGACGGTCATCGACGAGATTCACGAACAGGACGGGATCGCGGTGCTCTCCCATCCGTTCGACACGATGCGACAGTTCTACGACCGGGATCTCCCGGCGATCGCGGCGGCGGTCGACGGCGTCGAAGCGACGAACTCCCGGTGTGTGCGCCCGCTGTTCAACCGGCAGGCGCGCGCGTTCGCTGCCCATCACGGGCTGGCGATCACGGGCGGCAGCGACGCCCACTTCCCGATGGAGGTCGGGCGCGCGGCGACCGAGTTCGAGGGTTCGCTCCGCGAGGCGATTCGTGAGGGAACGACGACGCCGTGCGGGCACGGGCGCTATCTCTCGGGTCACGTCGCCACGAAGGTCCAGCAGGCGCGACGAGCGATCGGAGGGCTGCGATGA
- a CDS encoding lysylphosphatidylglycerol synthase transmembrane domain-containing protein — MSDSLGTGSEADESTGRIRQLVSDHGVWVTAVLTVVVFAALFVLADAEKVIAAFSEFELWAFGAVVLLTTVGYGFRFAKWEFYLRELDVHVPLKTSLTVFFSGLMMVVTPGKAGEVWKAWLLRDEAGVPASRTTSVVGAERITDLLSLSLLAALGVVAYGRSPAVLVAVAVVFALGIGLLQWRTGCLRLLSWIGSLPVIGDYAEGLETLYESTYRLFRLRPLSVATLLGIVAWGLEGVALWLTLRGFGIETSLLVGLFVFALGSVVGAVSMLPGGLGAAEASMTGVLLTFGIAEPIAVGATMVIRVGTLWYAAILGFVVFSAHKLFTGSSAEV; from the coding sequence ATGAGCGACTCCCTGGGGACGGGGAGCGAGGCCGACGAATCGACGGGTCGCATCCGACAGCTCGTGAGCGACCACGGCGTCTGGGTGACGGCGGTGTTGACCGTGGTGGTGTTCGCGGCGCTGTTCGTCCTCGCCGACGCCGAAAAGGTGATCGCGGCTTTCTCGGAATTCGAGCTCTGGGCGTTCGGCGCAGTCGTTCTTCTGACGACCGTCGGCTACGGCTTTCGCTTCGCCAAGTGGGAGTTCTACCTGCGCGAACTCGACGTCCACGTCCCCCTGAAGACGAGTCTCACCGTCTTCTTCAGCGGGCTGATGATGGTCGTCACGCCAGGAAAGGCCGGCGAGGTCTGGAAGGCGTGGCTGCTGCGCGACGAGGCAGGTGTGCCCGCGAGTCGGACGACCTCCGTCGTGGGAGCCGAGCGTATCACCGACCTGCTCTCGCTGTCGCTGCTGGCCGCGCTCGGCGTCGTCGCCTACGGGCGCTCGCCCGCGGTGTTGGTGGCGGTCGCCGTCGTCTTCGCGCTCGGCATCGGGCTGCTCCAGTGGCGGACGGGCTGTCTCCGTCTCCTTTCGTGGATCGGTTCGCTGCCCGTGATCGGAGACTACGCCGAAGGGCTCGAAACGCTCTACGAGAGTACGTACAGGCTCTTTCGGCTTCGTCCGCTCTCGGTAGCCACGCTGCTCGGCATCGTCGCGTGGGGGCTCGAAGGCGTCGCGCTCTGGCTCACGCTCCGCGGGTTCGGCATCGAGACCTCCCTGCTGGTCGGTCTGTTCGTCTTCGCGCTCGGCTCGGTCGTCGGCGCGGTGAGCATGCTGCCCGGCGGACTGGGCGCGGCCGAGGCGAGTATGACCGGTGTGCTCCTCACGTTCGGCATCGCCGAGCCGATCGCGGTCGGCGCGACGATGGTCATTCGCGTCGGCACGCTCTGGTACGCCGCCATCCTCGGGTTCGTCGTGTTCAGCGCACACAAACTCTTCACCGGGTCGAGCGCCGAAGTCTGA
- a CDS encoding DUF5785 family protein — translation MADWPHDPDGEEGSEGMRKYGQAVIAKKVDEHDDFPLDVSAFIDEHGDDPIRLNHERVVSLAEIFDNVDSDEIEDIQTMHQQVGDTMRENGYWEYDAETEGPGTEA, via the coding sequence ATGGCCGACTGGCCCCACGACCCCGACGGCGAGGAAGGGAGCGAAGGGATGCGCAAGTACGGACAGGCAGTCATCGCGAAGAAGGTCGACGAGCACGATGACTTCCCGCTCGACGTCTCGGCGTTCATCGACGAACACGGCGACGACCCCATTCGTCTGAATCACGAGCGGGTCGTCAGCCTGGCGGAGATCTTCGATAACGTCGACAGCGACGAAATCGAGGACATCCAGACGATGCATCAGCAGGTCGGTGACACGATGCGCGAAAACGGCTACTGGGAGTACGACGCCGAAACTGAGGGTCCCGGTACCGAGGCCTGA
- the aroC gene encoding chorismate synthase — protein sequence MNGNEFGRLFRATTFGESHGEAMGVTVSGCPAGLELDEEDVQHELDRRKPGQSQITTSRGEPDAVSIKSGTQDGYTTGTPIGMVIQNKDARSGKYEPFITAPRPSHGDFTYSAKFGTRNWGGGGRSSARETANWVAAGAIAKQILANEGVEIRAHVNQIGEIEAPDVSFEAMGEHAEENEIRCAHPETAERMRERIDEYQEEGDSIGGAIEFAIRGAPRGLGAPRFDSVPARLGQAMLSVPAATGFEFGLGREARRYRGSERNEDWEFDDDGNPIPVGNDHGGLQGGITTGQPIRGEVTLHAPTSIPQKQTTVDWETGEEKEAQVIGRHDPVLPPRGVPVVEAMAALTMVDFMLLAGRVNPDRLDGDVGEYDTDYHPSSPENDPDAPTSAEPTED from the coding sequence ATGAACGGCAACGAGTTCGGTCGGCTCTTCCGGGCCACGACCTTCGGCGAGAGCCACGGCGAGGCGATGGGTGTCACGGTTTCGGGCTGTCCCGCGGGGCTGGAACTCGACGAGGAAGACGTCCAGCACGAGCTCGACCGGCGCAAACCTGGCCAGTCACAGATCACGACCAGTCGCGGCGAGCCCGACGCCGTTTCGATCAAGAGCGGCACGCAGGACGGCTATACGACCGGAACGCCGATCGGGATGGTCATCCAGAACAAGGACGCCCGCTCGGGCAAGTACGAGCCGTTCATCACCGCGCCGCGACCCTCACACGGCGACTTCACCTACTCGGCGAAATTCGGCACCAGGAACTGGGGCGGCGGCGGGCGCTCGTCGGCCCGCGAGACGGCCAACTGGGTCGCGGCGGGCGCGATCGCCAAGCAAATTCTCGCAAACGAGGGCGTCGAGATCCGGGCGCACGTCAACCAGATCGGCGAGATCGAAGCTCCCGACGTGAGCTTCGAGGCGATGGGGGAGCACGCCGAGGAGAACGAAATCCGATGTGCTCACCCGGAAACGGCCGAACGAATGCGCGAGCGCATCGACGAATACCAGGAGGAGGGCGACTCGATCGGCGGTGCCATCGAGTTCGCAATCCGGGGTGCGCCCCGTGGGCTCGGTGCGCCACGGTTCGACTCGGTGCCGGCGCGACTCGGGCAGGCGATGCTGAGCGTGCCCGCCGCGACGGGCTTTGAATTCGGGCTCGGACGAGAAGCCCGGCGCTATCGCGGCAGCGAACGCAACGAGGACTGGGAGTTCGACGACGATGGCAATCCGATACCCGTCGGCAACGACCACGGCGGGCTCCAGGGTGGGATCACGACCGGCCAGCCGATCCGCGGCGAGGTCACCCTCCACGCACCGACCTCGATCCCGCAGAAGCAGACCACCGTCGACTGGGAGACGGGCGAGGAGAAGGAAGCGCAGGTCATCGGCCGTCACGACCCCGTGCTCCCGCCGCGTGGCGTCCCCGTCGTCGAGGCGATGGCCGCGCTCACGATGGTCGATTTCATGCTGCTCGCCGGGCGCGTCAACCCCGATCGCCTGGACGGCGACGTGGGCGAATACGACACCGACTACCACCCGAGTAGTCCCGAGAACGATCCCGACGCGCCGACGAGCGCCGAACCGACAGAGGACTGA
- the aroA gene encoding 3-phosphoshikimate 1-carboxyvinyltransferase gives MNADIGSSRVSGTVRAPPSKSYTHRAILAAGYGDGTTRIERPLVSADTRATARAVEAFGGRVEGLADDSEHITVEGFGHPETPANVVDCANSGTTMRLVTATAALAEGLTVLTGDGSLRSRPHGPLLAAIEELGGRAESTRANGQAPLVVGGPMEGGRVSMPGDVSSQFVTALLMAGARSESGIEIDLETELKSSPYVEITRELLADFGVETENEGEGFAVAGGQAYDAGGEYRVPGDFSSISYLLAAGALAADDELTVEGARPSAQGDSAIVEILDRMGAEIAWERDAGTISIARSPLSGVEIDVGDTPDLLPTLAVLGAAADGETRLVNAEHVRYKETDRVSAMADELETMGATVTEREDSLTIHGDDSALQGARVDGRGDHRIVMALAIAGLVADGTTTVVGADHVDVSFPDFFAILSDAGADVTLN, from the coding sequence ATGAACGCCGACATCGGGAGTTCGCGCGTGAGCGGCACGGTCAGAGCACCGCCGTCGAAGAGCTACACCCACCGGGCGATCCTGGCGGCGGGCTACGGCGATGGCACTACGCGGATCGAGCGGCCGCTCGTCTCCGCCGACACGCGCGCGACGGCGAGGGCCGTCGAGGCGTTCGGCGGGCGTGTCGAGGGGCTCGCGGACGACAGTGAGCATATCACGGTGGAGGGGTTCGGCCATCCAGAGACACCAGCCAATGTCGTCGACTGTGCCAACAGCGGGACGACGATGCGTCTCGTCACGGCGACGGCAGCGCTCGCCGAGGGGCTGACGGTGCTCACCGGCGACGGATCGCTGCGCTCGCGCCCGCACGGGCCGCTGCTCGCTGCGATCGAGGAGCTGGGTGGGCGTGCGGAGAGCACGCGCGCGAACGGCCAGGCCCCATTGGTCGTCGGCGGACCGATGGAGGGTGGGCGGGTTTCGATGCCCGGCGACGTCTCCTCACAGTTCGTGACCGCGCTCCTGATGGCCGGTGCGCGCTCCGAGTCGGGGATCGAGATCGATCTCGAAACGGAACTGAAGTCATCGCCGTACGTCGAAATCACCCGCGAGTTGCTCGCCGACTTCGGCGTCGAGACCGAGAACGAAGGAGAGGGTTTCGCGGTCGCGGGCGGGCAGGCCTACGATGCGGGCGGCGAGTATCGAGTGCCCGGTGACTTCTCGTCGATTTCCTATCTGCTCGCCGCCGGCGCGCTCGCCGCCGATGATGAACTCACCGTGGAGGGTGCACGTCCGAGTGCGCAGGGCGACAGCGCCATCGTCGAGATCCTCGACCGGATGGGCGCGGAGATCGCGTGGGAGCGCGACGCTGGCACGATCTCGATCGCGCGCTCGCCGCTCTCGGGCGTCGAGATCGACGTCGGCGATACGCCCGATCTCCTGCCGACGCTCGCGGTCCTCGGGGCCGCGGCCGACGGCGAGACGCGACTCGTGAACGCCGAACACGTCCGGTACAAGGAGACCGATCGCGTGAGTGCGATGGCCGACGAACTCGAAACGATGGGTGCGACCGTCACCGAGCGCGAGGATTCGCTCACGATCCACGGCGACGACTCGGCCCTCCAGGGCGCGCGTGTCGATGGTCGAGGTGATCATCGGATCGTGATGGCACTCGCGATCGCCGGGCTGGTCGCCGACGGGACGACCACCGTCGTCGGCGCGGACCACGTCGACGTCTCGTTTCCGGATTTTTTCGCCATACTCTCCGATGCTGGTGCCGACGTGACCCTCAACTGA